The proteins below come from a single Rhodococcus sp. WMMA185 genomic window:
- a CDS encoding methionine/alanine import family NSS transporter small subunit, which yields MSISAIVMMLIALTVIWGGLVATIVSLHRHPDKE from the coding sequence ATGAGCATCTCTGCGATCGTGATGATGCTGATTGCCCTCACCGTGATATGGGGCGGATTGGTGGCGACCATCGTGAGTCTGCACCGCCACCCCGACAAGGAGTAG